A region of the Oncorhynchus nerka isolate Pitt River linkage group LG26, Oner_Uvic_2.0, whole genome shotgun sequence genome:
GAGAAAGTCACTGACTTACCTCCCGCTTGCTTGTTCTTCTAgcaacgaggagagagagacagtcagaaccAATCTGTCCTCACCAAACTAAAATGTGCTGCGGGTAAGATCTCATACTATACTGTTAGGAGGACCACTGAAGTCTACagctaagacattatactgttaggaggaccactgaagtctacagctaagacattatactgttaggaggaccactgacagctaagacattatactgttaggaggaccagctaagacattatactgttaggaggaccactgaagtctacagctaagacattatactgttaggaggaccactgaagtctacagctaagacattatactgttaggaggaccactgaagtctacagctaagacattatactgttaggaCCACTGGACagctaagacattatactgttaggaggaccactgaagtctacagctaagacattatactgttaggaggaccactgaagtctacagctaagacattatactgttaggaggaccactgaagtctacagctaagacattatactgttaggaggaccactgaagacattatactgttaggaggaccactgaagtctacagctacattatactgttaggaggaccactgaagtctacagctaagacattatactgttaggaggaccactgaagtctacagctaagacattatactgttaggaggaccactgaagtctacagctaagacattatactgttaggaggaccactgaagtctacagctaagacattatactgttaggaggaccactgaagtctacagctaagacattatactgttaggaggaccactgaagtctacagctaagacattatactgttaggaggaccactgaagtctacagctaagacattatactgttaggaggACCACTGAAGTCTACTGTTagctaagacattatactgttaggaggaccactgaagtctacagctaagacattatactgttaggaggACCACTGAAGTTAGGAGGACCACTAAGTCTACagctaagacattatactgttaggaggaccactgaagtctacagctaagacattatactgttaggaggaccactgaagtctactgagctaagacattatactgttaggaggaccactgaagtctacagctaagacattatactgttaggaggaccactgggaagtctacagctaagacattatactgttaggaggaccactgaagtctacagctaagacattatactgttaggaggaccactgaagtctacagctaagacattatactgttaggaggaccactgaagtctacagctaagacattatactgttaggaggaccactgaagtctacagctaagacattatactgttaggaggaccactgaagtctacagctaagacattatactgttaggaggACCACTGAGTCTGCagctaagacattatactgttaggaggaccactgaagtctacagctaagacattatactgttagaggaccactgaagtctacagctaagacattatactgttaggaggaccactgagtctacagctaagacattatactgttaggaggaccactgaagtctacagctaagacattatactgttaggaggaccactgaagtctacagctaagacattatactgttaggaggaccactgtagtctacagctaagacattatactgttaggaggaccactgtagtctacagctaagacatactgttaggaggaccactgaggtctacagctaagacattatactgttaggaggaccactgaagtctacagctaagacattatactgttaggaggaccactgaagtctacagctaagacattatactgttaggaggaccactgaagtctacagctaagacattatactgttaggaggaccactgaagtctacagctaagacattatactgttaggaggactacagctaagacattatactgttaggaggaccactgtagtctacagctaagacatactgttaggaggaccactgaggtctacagctaagacattatactgttaggaggaccactgaggtctacagctaagacattatactatactgttaggaggaccactgaagtctatagctaagacattatactgttaggaggaccactgaagtctacagctaagacattatactatactgttaggaggaccactgaagtctacagctaagacattatactgttaggaggaccactgaagtctacagctaagacattatactgttaggaggaccactgaagtctacagctaagacattatactatactgttaggaggaccactgaagtctacagctaagacattatactgttaggaggaccactgaagtctgcagctaagacattatactgttaggaggaccactgaagtctacagctaagacattatactgttaggaggaccactgaagtctgcagctaagacattatactgttaggaggaccactgaagtctacagctaagacattatactgttaggaggaccactgaagtctacagctaagacattatactatactgttaggaggaccactgaagtctacagctaagacattatactgttaggaggaccactgaagtctacagctaagacattatactacactgttaggaggaccactgaagtctgcagctaagacattatactgttaggaggaccactgtagtctacagctaagacattatactatactgttaggAGGACCACTGAAGTCTTAGGTCATAATAGGTAATAAAACTTATTTTTAAATTGTGATTGCGCTTTCTAATGTTTCTCTTGACCCCACCCCCTCCAGGTTTGGCAGAGCTGGCCTCTAGAAAGTACAAACCGGCCGCCAAGTGCTTCCTCCAGGCTTCATTTGACCACTGCGACTTCCCAGAGGTCAGATATCAATATATCCCCCTAACTCTGACCCCTACTCACTTGACCCCGCCCTCAACTCACCTGACCCCGCCCCCCACTCACCTGACCCCGCCCCAACTCCACCATGTCTGGTCTGAGCCATGATGTTGCTGTGTACATGGAGTGTTTTAGGATTGAGGAGTTGTAACCTGTTGTGGACCCCCTCCCCAGCTCCTGTCCCCCAGTAATGTAGCGGTGTATGGAGGGATGTGTGCTCTGGCCACCTTCGACAGACAGGAACTACAGAAGAACATCATCTCAAGCAGGTAGGCTCCCTATGCAGTGTGCACCACACTTAGTCGTCCCCTCCTAAGAAGTACACTTCAGGAAAATGCTAACTCTTGTTAATTGAAGAGCTTCATTGTTCTCCAAGTGGAAGGCCTTGATGAGAACTGTTATGGAGAGGAGCAGCTTGTTGGGTGATGAGATTTCAGCACctcttttccccctgtctctctgtctctctctctctctctccctgtctctctctctctctccctgtctctctctctctctctctccctgtctctctctctctctctccctgtctctctctctctctctctctctccctgtctctctctctctctctctccctgtctctctctcgccctctctctttctctctctctctctctctctctctctccctgtctctctctctcgccctcccgtctctctctctttctctctgtctctctctctctctctctcccttctctctctctctccgtctctctctctctctttttctctctctctttctctccctgtctctctctctctctctctctctctctctctctctctctctctctctctctctctctctctctctgtctctctctctgtctctctctctgtctctctgtctctctctctctctctttctctctctctctctgtctctctctctttctctctctttctctctctccctttccctctcgctctttctccctctccctctcttttctctctctctttctctctctctctctctctctctctctttctctctctctctttctctctctccctttctctctctctctctcttccctctcctctttctctccctctctctctttccctctctctctgtctcttccctctcgctctccctgtctctctttctctctccctgtctctctctctctctgtctctctctctctctctctgtctctctctctctctctctcccctgtctctctctctcccctgtctctctctctctcttccctctctctctgtctctctcttcctctctctctctctctctctctgtctctctctgtctctctctctctctcttctctctctgtctctttctctctctctctttctctccctctctctctctttcctctctctttctctctctctcttctctctctctctctctctctttctttctctctttctctctctttcctctctttctcctctctctttctctctcttctctctctctctctctctctttctctctctctctcttctctctctttccctctcgctctttcttctctctctctctcccattcttttctccctctcttttccctctcgctctttctctctcctctctctttccctctcgctttttctctctctctctctccctctctctctctttcctctctctctctttccctctcgctctccctgtctctcttttctctctctccctgtctttcgctctccctgtctctcttctctctccctgtctttcgctctctcctctccgtctctctctctctccctgtctctctttctctccctctccgtctctctctctctcgctctcctgtctctctctcgctctccctgtctctctctcgctctccctgtctctctttctccctctctctctctttctcctctctctctttctcccctgtctcttcttctctctccagcTCCTTTAAGTTGTTTTTAGAGTTGGAGCCCCAGGTGCGTGACATAATCTTCAAGTTTTACGAATCAAAGTACGCATCCTGTCTGAAACTACTGGATGAGATGAAGGTAAGGAAGAAAACAGTTTAATGTGGACAGTTACAGGCTGACTAGATGATAATGGAGAAGACAGAGCTGGCAGTTACAGGCTGACTAGATGATAATGGAGAAGACAGAGTTGGCAGTTACAGGCTGACTAGATGATAATGGAGAAGACAGAGCTGGCAGTTACAGGCTGACTAGATGATAATGGAGAACTGTTTAATGTGGACAGTTACAGGCTGACTAGATGATAATGGAAAGGCTGACTAGATGAAGACAGTTTAATGTGGACAGTTACAGGCTGACTAGATGATAATGGAGAAGACAGAGCTGGCTGTTACAGGCTGACTAGATGATAATGGAGAAGACAGAGCTGGCTGTTACAGGCTGACTAGATGATAATGGAGAAGACAGAGCTGGCTGTTACAGGCTGACTAGATGATAATGGAGAACTGTTTAATGCTGGCTGTTACAGGCTGACTAGATGATACAGGCTTACAGGCTGACTAGATGATAATGGAAACAGACTGGTTTAATGTAATGGACAGTTACAGGCTGACTAGATGATAATGGAGAAGACAGAGCTGGCTGTTACAGGCTGACTAGATGATAATGGAGAAGACAGAGCTGGCTGTTACAGGCTAACTGCTAAATATAATTGGGAAAACTATTTTATATTGCCACTCAGTAATGTTGATTGAATTAGTCTTGgggttgttttatttatttttatttaacctttattatttaactaggcaagtcagttaataacaaattcttatttacattgacggtctaggaacagtgggttaattaactgcctttttcaggggcagaacaacagatttttaccttgtcagctcggggattcaatccagcaaccttttggttactggcccaacgctctaaccactaggctacctgctctaaccactaggctacctgctctaaccactaggctacctgctctaaccactaggctacctgctctaaccactaggctacctgctctaaccactaggctacctgctctaaccactaggctacctgctctaaccactaggctacctgctctaaccactaggctacctgctctaaccactaggctacctgctctaaccactaggctacctgctctaaccactaggctacctgctctaaccactaggctacctgctctaaccactaggctacctgctctaaccactaggctacctgctctaaccactaggctacctgctctaaccactaggctacctgccgcccctctaaccactaggctacctgccgcccctctaaccactaggctacctgccgcccctctaaccaaccactaggctacctgccgcccctctaaccactaggctacctgctctaaccactaggcttcctgccgctcctctaaccactaggctacctgcttcctCTAACCAACCATGGCTCCATGCCCTCTAACCAATggcttcctgctctctctcctgctaGGCTAACCTTCTAACCacctggctacctgccgccctctaacaCTGGCTACCACACAGATCTaaacaggctacctgccgctttaTACAGGTGAGCCGCCCCTCTATGGCACCTGACAACACAGTGTTTTACACCTGATCTCCACTTTCCTGCTATCCCTACCATCACCTGTGCCCTCTGAGTCAGTGCTTCCTGCCCCCCTCTAACCTGGTCTACCTGCAGCCCTCTAACCACTGTTAACCTGAGTCAGCCCTCAGCCCACTGTGTTAACCTgagtctctaaccactcagcccaaGTTGTTAACCTGGCTACCTGGCCCCTCTCCACTAGGCTTCCTAAGTTGTTAACCTGGCTACCTGCCGGTCTAACCACAGCCCAAGTTGTTAACCACTGGCTTCCTGGCTCCATGGCTCCAGCCCTAACACCAATGCCCTTTAACCCTGCAGGATAACCTTCAGCCCCCCACGTTGTTAACACTGTACACACAGATCAGAAACAGAGCCCTTATACAGGTGAGACCGTCATGGCACCATGACAACACCAGTGTTTTACCTGGATTCCTTTCCTTCCTATCCCTACATCACCTGTGTACTTCAGCCCAAGTTGTTAACCTGAGTCGGTACCTCAGCCCAAGTTGTTAACCTGAGTCGGTACCTCAGCCCAAGTTGTTAACCTGAGTCGGTACCTCAGCCCAAGTTGTTAACCTGAGTCGGTACCTCAGCCCAAGTTGTTAACCTGAGTCGGTACCTCAGCCCAAGTTGTTAACCTGAGTCGGTACCTCAGACCAAGTTGTTAACCTGAGTCGGTACCTCAGCCCAAGTTGTTAACCTGAGTCGGTACCTCAGACCAAGTTGTTAACCTGAGTCGGTACCTCAGCCCAAGTTGTTaacccgttgtgtgtgtgtgtgtgtcagtacctCAGCCCAAGTTGTTaacccgttgtgtgtgtgtgtgtgtgtgtgtcagtacttCAGCCCATATGTGTCTGCAGACATGACTAAGATGTCCCAGTCCTTCAACACCACAGTGTTATCTCTGGAGGATGAACTGACCCAGCTCATACTGGAGGGACTGATCAACGCACGTATAGACTCTCAcagcaaggtaacacacacacacacacgtatagactCTCACagcaaggtcacacacacacacacacagcaaggtaacacacacacacgtatagactCTCAcagcaaggtaacacacacacacatatagactcTCAcagcaaggtaacacacacacacgtatagactCACACagcaaggtcacacacacacacacgtatagactCTCAcagcaaggtaacacacacacacacgtatagactCTCACagcaaggtcacacacacacacgtatagactCTCAcagcaaggtaacacacacacacacacgtatagactCTCAcagcaaggtaacacacacacacacgtatagactCTCAcagcaaggtaacacacacacacacgtatagaccCTCAcagcaaggtaacacacacacacacgtatagacacacacacacgtatagactCTCACagcaaggtcacacacacacacacacacacacagcaaggtcacacacacacacacacacagcaaggtcacacacacacacatatagactcTCACagcaaggtcacacacacacacacacacacacacacacacagcaaggtcacacacacgcacgtatagACTCACACagcaaggtcacacacacacgcgtataGACTCTCACagcaaggtcacacacacacacacacacacacacgtatagactCACAcagcaaggtaacacacacacacacacgtatagactCGCACAGCAAGGTCACACACGTATAGACTCACACACTAGCCGTAGACCAGTCTCTCTACACATCAACTATCACTACAGGTAcacaccagtccctccccagttCGTGTGAGTAAGTAACTTCCTGTTTCCTGTATGTGTGATGTCAGATCCTGTATGCGAGGGACGTGGACCAGAGGGGCCATACGTTTGAGAAGTCTGTCCACATGGGCAAGGAGTTCCAGAGACGAGCCAAAGCCACGATCCTCAGAGCTGCTGTGCGCAACCAGATACACGTCAGCTGTTAGGTGACTACAGCTGTTACCACGCGGCCCCAGCTGTTACCACGCGGCCCCAGTAGACTACAGCTGTTACCACGCGGCCCCAGCTGTTACCACGCGGCCCCAGTCTAGACTACAGCTGTTACCACGCGGCCCCAGTCTAGACTACAGCTGTTACCACGCGGCCCCAGTCTAGACTACAGCTGTTACCACACGGCCCCAGCTGTTACCACGCGGCCCCAGTCTAGACTACAGCTGTTACCACGCGGCCCAGTCAGCTCTAGACACGCGCGGCCCCAGCTGTTACCACACTGGCCCCAGCTGTTACCCCAGTCTAGACTACAGCTGTTACCACGCGCCCCAGTCTAGACTACAGCTGTTACTACAGCTGTTACCACGCGCCCAGTCTAGTCAGCTAGACTACAGCTACAGTTACCACGCGGCCCCAGTCTAGACTACAGCTGTTACCACGCGCCCAGTCTAGACTACAGCTGTTACCACGCTGCCCCAGTCTAGACTACAGCTGTTACCACAGCGGCCCCAGTCTAGACTACAGCTGTTACCCAGCTGTTACCGCCCCAGTCTAGACTACAGCTGTTACCACTTGTGCCCCAGTCTAGACTACAGCTGTTACCACGCGGCCCCAGTCTAGACTACAGCTGTTACCACGCGTCTCAGCCCCAGTCCACACGGCCCCAGACTACAGCTGTTCCATACGCCCCAGCTGTTGCCACGCGCCCAGTCTAGACTGTTACAGCTGTTACCACAGCCCAGACTAGACCCCAGTCTAGACTACAGCTGTTACCACGCGGCCCCAGTCTAGACTACAGCTGTTACCACGCGGCCCCAGTCTAGACTACAGCTGTTACCACGCGGCCCCAGTCTAGACCACTGCTGTTACCACACGGCCCCAGTCTAGACCACAGCTGTTACCACACGTCCCCAGTCTAGACCACTGAGATGGATCTTTCCCAGACACACATTAAATCCTGAATAGAAGCATTCTCAATGGAGATTCTTCACTCCAGGACTAGGTTTAATCTATGTCTGGGAAACCGGACCCCTGGGGAGTAAGCTGCTTCCTCTATATCCCTCAATTAATGGAAAACCTTGGACAGTTCACCGGGTGTTTTGATTTGGAACATGTTGTCAGAGTTTTTCATTTATCAGGTGATGTATTGTTTTAGTACTGTGTCCATCGTTTGAAATCAACTGTTGTGTGCCCCTCGAGACaatttatccacctctctctaaacatttcactgttaagtCTACATTtgttcacttctctctctcctcctccctctctccctcccttccctctctccctcccttccctcttctcatcctcctcctccctccttcctctttcctcatcctcctctcctgttttAATGGTCTTCTATCTATGTCCTccttagtaaataaataaatgaaaatatGCATTAAAATATTTTTATGGTCAAATAATATGTTATCAATAAATAAATAGGCTGCATGTTTAATAGTCAATATGTGTTTATTAATCATCAATATCATCATTTTTAATGTTTAAtgaattaatattattaataatgtcatttaataaataataataaataggtataaaaataatttaatagatagtaatataatattaaatggaagaagctgATAAAtgccttccctcttctcctcctcctctctcccttccctcttctcatcctctctctcttctccttctcctctctccctcccttccctcttctcatcctctctcttccttctcctcctcctcctctcccttccctcttctcatcctctctcttctcctcctcctctcccttccctcttctcatcctctctcttctcctcctcctctctcccttccctcttctcatcctccctctctccctcccttcccccttctcattctctctcctccttctcctcctctcccttccctcttctcatcctctctcttctcctcctcctctctcacttccctcttctcatcctctctctcttctcctcctcctctctcccttccctcttctcatcctctctctcttctccttctcctctctccctcccttccctcttctcatcctctctcttccttctcctcctcctcctctcccttccctcttctcatcctctcttctcctcctcctctctcccttccctcttctcatcctccctctctccctcccttccctcttctcatcctctctctctcctccttctcctctctcccttccttcttctcatcctctctctctcctctctcccttccttcttctctctcccttccttcttctcatcctctctctctcctccttctcctctctcccttccctcttctcatcctctctctctcctccttctctctcccttcctccttctcctcctccctcccttccctcttctcctctctctcctccttctcctcctcctctctcccttccctcttctcctcctctctcccttccttctcatcctctctcctccttctcctcctccctcccttccctcttctcctccctcccttccctcttctcctctctctctctctctctcctccttcttctcctcctcctctctcccttccctcttcctcccgCAGTCCCCTCCTAGAGAAGGCAACCAGGGGAGCTATCAACAGCCAACAGCCAGGCATGACCAAGATTGTTCGGCGCCATGTGACGGGGACGTCCCGTCATGACACCATCATGGCACTCtgctcctatatagtgcactacctatggggcctggtcaaaagtagggcgcTATGTAGTGaataagggtgccatttggtacacagACGATGCCTGGTGCCTCTGAATGAACAGAGGGAGTGTGGGGTGCCTGTCCTAGCAGGCCTCAGGTAGTGCCCTTCTTTTGGCCAAGTCAAGCTACAGCTGCTAAGCT
Encoded here:
- the LOC135564893 gene encoding COP9 signalosome complex subunit 1-like; this translates as MTKMSQSFNTTVLSLEDELTQLILEGLINARIDSHSKILYARDVDQRGHTFEKSVHMGKEFQRRAKATILRAAVRNQIHVSC